A region from the Chlamydiales bacterium genome encodes:
- a CDS encoding ABC transporter permease, with amino-acid sequence MKIRFLPRPPTSEVPFAIGVPALIWQFLFFYIPLLLIVVSSFLKFSLSGEIEGLTLEKILPFFSPLYLRVIGNSLLLALGNAILCLLIGYPFAYFLAFRGKRFKSLFLFLLIVPFWTNFLLHVYAWFFVLEKQGFLNILLTNLGIIDEPLHMLNSLFAIMVMMVYYYLPFMILPLYSTLERFNYKLIEASYDLGGSWLQTFRHIILPLSLRGMRAGFFLVFIPSFGEFAIPELMGGDKLMFVGSVVSHYILGEDTGELGAAFTVVASLFLIISAALLYFLINRLFGSRRAHA; translated from the coding sequence ATGAAAATCCGCTTTTTACCAAGACCGCCCACCTCTGAAGTTCCTTTTGCAATCGGCGTTCCTGCGCTGATCTGGCAGTTTCTCTTTTTCTACATTCCTCTACTCTTAATTGTCGTCTCAAGTTTCTTGAAGTTCTCTCTAAGCGGAGAGATCGAAGGGCTCACTCTAGAGAAGATCCTCCCCTTCTTCTCCCCTCTCTATCTGCGTGTGATCGGAAACTCGCTCTTGCTTGCGCTTGGAAATGCGATCCTCTGCCTTCTTATCGGCTACCCTTTCGCCTACTTTCTTGCCTTCCGCGGAAAGCGGTTCAAAAGCCTCTTTCTCTTCCTTCTTATCGTCCCCTTCTGGACCAACTTCCTGCTTCACGTCTATGCCTGGTTCTTCGTGCTTGAAAAGCAGGGCTTCTTAAATATTCTTCTCACCAACTTAGGGATCATCGACGAGCCTCTGCACATGCTCAACTCCCTCTTTGCAATCATGGTGATGATGGTCTACTACTACCTCCCCTTCATGATTCTTCCTCTCTATTCAACGCTCGAGCGCTTTAACTACAAGTTAATCGAGGCCTCCTACGATCTTGGAGGAAGCTGGCTGCAGACCTTTAGACACATCATTCTTCCTCTTAGCCTTCGAGGGATGCGCGCGGGCTTCTTTCTAGTCTTCATCCCCTCTTTTGGAGAGTTCGCCATTCCTGAACTGATGGGCGGAGATAAGCTCATGTTTGTGGGGAGCGTCGTCTCTCACTACATTTTAGGAGAGGATACAGGAGAGCTGGGAGCCGCCTTCACCGTCGTTGCAAGCCTCTTTCTGATTATTAGCGCAGCACTGCTCTATTTCTTGATCAATCGGCTGTTCGGAAGCAGGAGAGCTCATGCTTAA
- a CDS encoding holo-ACP synthase, which produces MSEKHSSILGIGNDIVEIERISESISEHGSRFLERVFTEKERAYCLKHQAPAPNFAARFSAKEAISKALGVGIGEHLSWQDIEIINNEKGRPQVFFSARAKKTFNDPQIHLSISHCKLYVTAVAIWTH; this is translated from the coding sequence ATGAGTGAAAAACACTCTTCGATATTGGGCATTGGAAACGACATCGTCGAGATCGAGCGGATCAGCGAAAGCATCAGCGAGCATGGAAGTCGCTTCCTGGAGCGCGTTTTTACAGAAAAGGAGCGGGCCTACTGTTTAAAGCACCAAGCCCCTGCACCCAATTTCGCTGCTAGATTCTCCGCAAAGGAGGCGATCTCTAAAGCTCTTGGAGTGGGTATCGGCGAGCACCTCTCTTGGCAGGACATCGAGATCATCAACAACGAAAAGGGAAGGCCGCAGGTCTTCTTTTCTGCGCGGGCAAAAAAAACATTTAACGATCCACAAATTCACCTCTCTATCAGCCACTGCAAACTCTACGTCACCGCAGTCGCCATCTGGACCCACTAG
- a CDS encoding ABC transporter ATP-binding protein: MRSIRLEKLKKTINGGLIIDGVNLSIPAGKFFALLGPSGCGKTTLLRLIAGLETADSGAIYLGNEEITHLPIHERPVNIVFQNYALFPHLDVFDNVAYSLKLKKLPKEEIEQKVLKILEAFHLQKHIYKLTSQLSGGQQQRVALARAIVNEPAVLLLDEPLAALDFKLRERMLIELIELQDKLKTTFVYVTHDQFEALTVADQMAIMNYDGEIEQIGTPKEIYEFPISSFVAKFVGTTNIVGGKLRNLEGEPEIEVEDLGKFKIALPQKRDWMREGQDVLLSLRPEKIFISKKEVKNFSNCVKGVVQSIVYHGRSTQYNVRLKNQLRVQVFEQNEEHFPQEVIDYDNEVNLYWQKENVVILER; encoded by the coding sequence ATGAGAAGTATTAGACTTGAAAAACTGAAGAAGACGATCAACGGCGGCCTCATCATCGATGGGGTAAACCTCTCTATACCTGCAGGAAAGTTTTTTGCTCTTTTAGGGCCGAGCGGGTGCGGCAAGACAACTCTTCTTCGCCTAATCGCGGGTCTCGAAACTGCAGACTCCGGCGCGATCTACCTTGGAAACGAGGAGATCACCCACCTGCCTATCCACGAACGTCCAGTCAATATCGTATTCCAGAACTACGCCCTCTTCCCGCATCTCGACGTCTTCGACAATGTCGCATATAGCCTGAAGCTAAAAAAACTTCCGAAGGAAGAGATCGAGCAGAAGGTGCTGAAGATTCTCGAAGCCTTCCACCTTCAGAAGCACATCTATAAGCTCACAAGCCAGCTATCTGGGGGCCAGCAGCAGCGCGTGGCTCTTGCAAGAGCAATTGTGAACGAGCCCGCTGTGCTTCTTCTGGATGAGCCTCTAGCTGCTCTCGACTTTAAATTACGCGAGCGCATGCTGATTGAACTCATCGAGCTTCAAGACAAGCTTAAAACAACCTTCGTCTACGTCACACACGATCAGTTTGAAGCGCTCACTGTGGCCGATCAGATGGCGATCATGAACTACGATGGCGAGATTGAGCAGATCGGAACGCCGAAAGAGATCTACGAATTTCCTATCAGCTCTTTTGTGGCTAAGTTTGTAGGAACTACAAATATCGTCGGCGGAAAACTCAGAAACTTAGAGGGCGAACCCGAAATCGAGGTAGAAGATCTTGGCAAGTTCAAGATCGCCCTTCCACAAAAACGCGACTGGATGAGAGAGGGGCAGGATGTCCTGCTTAGCTTGCGTCCCGAGAAGATCTTCATCTCAAAAAAAGAGGTAAAGAACTTTTCTAACTGTGTGAAAGGAGTCGTACAATCGATCGTCTACCATGGGCGCTCAACGCAGTATAACGTGCGTCTAAAAAACCAGCTTCGCGTGCAAGTCTTCGAACAGAATGAGGAGCACTTCCCACAAGAGGTGATCGACTACGACAACGAGGTTAATCTCTACTGGCAAAAAGAGAACGTGGTGATCCTAGAAAGATGA
- a CDS encoding ABC transporter permease, whose amino-acid sequence MLKTPALGRVSSLIGIAATYLFLYVPIFVLVIFSFNIEGFPSPWKEFTLKWYTELFRSVYLWKAFGNSLIVACFSTLISLIIGVLLIFYAAQGGRVGKFLALFYGNLIIPETVLAVSLLSFFTLLSVPLGLTTLIVAHTVLGLGFVVPMVYARFLELDYNLTEASLVLGATPRQTFFKVTLPLLAPSLLATSLLVFILSFDDFILSYFTAGSSSQTLSLYILSMLRSGVSPVVNALSTLLLLLSSLLVLFFFSLKTRVRFF is encoded by the coding sequence ATGCTTAAAACACCGGCATTAGGAAGAGTCTCCTCTCTGATTGGCATTGCAGCCACCTACCTCTTTCTCTACGTGCCTATCTTCGTGCTGGTCATCTTCTCATTTAACATTGAAGGCTTCCCCTCTCCTTGGAAAGAGTTCACTCTCAAGTGGTACACCGAACTCTTCCGCTCGGTCTACCTCTGGAAGGCCTTCGGCAACTCACTAATCGTCGCCTGCTTCTCTACGCTCATCAGCTTAATTATTGGCGTTCTTCTCATCTTCTACGCCGCCCAAGGCGGACGCGTGGGCAAGTTTCTCGCCCTCTTCTACGGAAATCTGATCATCCCAGAGACAGTTTTAGCAGTCAGCCTCTTAAGCTTCTTCACTCTGCTCTCGGTGCCGCTGGGGCTAACAACACTTATCGTTGCCCATACTGTTCTCGGGCTCGGTTTTGTTGTCCCCATGGTCTATGCGCGCTTTTTGGAGCTCGACTACAACTTAACAGAGGCCTCTCTGGTGCTAGGAGCCACACCTAGACAGACCTTTTTTAAGGTGACGCTCCCTCTGCTTGCTCCCTCTCTTCTTGCCACGTCGCTCCTCGTTTTCATCCTATCTTTTGACGACTTTATCCTCTCCTATTTCACAGCGGGCAGCTCCTCTCAGACTCTGTCGCTCTACATTCTCTCGATGCTTAGATCTGGCGTCTCTCCTGTTGTAAACGCCCTATCGACTCTTCTGCTTCTACTCAGCAGTCTACTAGTGC
- the trxB gene encoding thioredoxin-disulfide reductase produces the protein MEKRKVVIIGSGPAAYTAAIYAARANLAPLVYEGFYAGPAGGQLMTTTEVENYPGFPEGITGPELMDKFRRQAERFGTAIITEDVVSVDMKSRPFIVKGSPTTVQADAIIIATGAMACRLDVPGTKDGEFWQKGVTACAVCDGAMPIFRNRELYVIGGGDSAVEEAVFLTKFGSKVYLVHRRDHLRASKIMAERALRHPKVEILWNHVLLRVEGDDVVKSVTLQDVKTNEEKKRDAGGVFFAIGHEPNTKFLNGQVELAEKGYIKVTAGTTRTSVEGVFAAGDVQDPTYRQAVSAAGSGCMAALDAERWLSAKGLID, from the coding sequence ATGGAGAAGAGAAAAGTAGTCATCATCGGCTCGGGCCCGGCGGCGTATACCGCTGCCATTTATGCAGCTCGAGCAAACCTCGCACCGCTGGTTTATGAGGGCTTTTATGCGGGCCCAGCTGGTGGCCAGCTCATGACAACCACAGAAGTAGAAAACTATCCAGGATTCCCTGAAGGAATTACTGGGCCTGAGCTCATGGATAAGTTTCGCCGCCAGGCGGAGCGCTTTGGAACCGCGATCATCACAGAAGATGTGGTGAGCGTCGATATGAAGAGCCGTCCCTTTATTGTGAAGGGAAGTCCTACAACTGTTCAAGCAGACGCGATCATCATCGCAACTGGTGCGATGGCCTGCCGCCTCGATGTTCCTGGCACTAAAGATGGCGAGTTCTGGCAGAAGGGTGTCACCGCCTGTGCTGTCTGCGATGGTGCCATGCCAATCTTTCGCAATCGAGAGCTCTATGTGATCGGGGGAGGGGATAGCGCCGTAGAAGAGGCTGTTTTTCTCACTAAATTTGGAAGTAAAGTTTATCTCGTCCACCGAAGAGACCACTTAAGAGCTTCTAAGATCATGGCAGAGCGCGCCCTCCGCCATCCCAAAGTCGAGATCCTCTGGAACCATGTTCTACTGCGCGTTGAAGGCGATGATGTTGTTAAAAGCGTCACCCTTCAAGACGTTAAGACTAATGAAGAGAAGAAGCGGGACGCTGGCGGCGTCTTTTTCGCTATTGGTCATGAACCTAATACAAAATTTTTAAATGGCCAAGTTGAACTAGCAGAGAAGGGCTACATAAAAGTAACAGCTGGCACAACGCGTACAAGTGTCGAAGGAGTATTTGCTGCAGGAGATGTTCAGGATCCCACTTACAGGCAGGCGGTATCCGCTGCCGGCTCTGGCTGCATGGCTGCACTTGATGCAGAGCGCTGGCTCTCAGCTAAGGGTCTCATCGACTGA